A single region of the bacterium genome encodes:
- the atpH gene encoding ATP synthase F1 subunit delta: protein MAERSASYADAVAAVARAEGNLDLVSDELFRVARALEGSDELRMTLSDRQIPAARRQQIVEDLLGGHASDTTTAMVSMIVAAGRSSDLAGIAQEAVELNARDRGRSVAEVRSAVALTEDQAERLADALSAATGHRVDIKVIVDPSVMGGVVATIGDEVIDGSVRHRLSQLRDSF from the coding sequence ATGGCCGAGCGATCTGCCAGCTACGCCGATGCCGTAGCCGCGGTGGCCCGGGCCGAGGGGAACCTCGATCTGGTGTCCGACGAGCTCTTCCGCGTCGCTCGGGCGCTGGAGGGCTCCGACGAGCTCCGGATGACGCTGTCCGATCGTCAGATCCCTGCCGCTCGCCGCCAGCAGATCGTGGAAGATCTGCTGGGCGGCCATGCTTCTGACACCACTACCGCCATGGTGTCCATGATCGTGGCCGCGGGGCGGTCGTCCGATCTGGCCGGCATTGCCCAAGAGGCGGTGGAGCTCAACGCCCGAGACCGAGGCCGTTCAGTGGCCGAGGTACGGTCTGCGGTGGCGCTGACCGAGGACCAGGCCGAGAGGCTGGCCGACGCACTGAGCGCGGCCACCGGCCATCGGGTGGACATCAAGGTGATCGTCGATCCCAGCGTCATGGGCGGCGTGGTGGCCACCATCGGCGACGAGGTGATCGACGGATCAGTGCGCCACCGCCTGAGCCAGCTTCGGGACTCCTTCTAG
- a CDS encoding SDR family oxidoreductase, with amino-acid sequence MVTGASAGIGRAIAQQLAAAGVDLVLVARNGDRLGDLARDLRADGAGPEVEVLEADLCDPDGLAAVEKRVVAEEAPIDLLVNNAGLGYEGPFHAQDASEVWETIGLNVMALVRLTHAALKTMVDRGRGQVVLVSSMASLQGMPMTAVYSATKAFITSFGEAVYEEHKGTDVGVTTVLPGLTRTEFHERGRWSLDKWPSVGWQDADEVAAETLAAAARSRPEVVTGRINRVLAVMSGVSPRRIRRTLIGQAARRAWPERS; translated from the coding sequence TTGGTCACCGGGGCTTCGGCGGGCATCGGGCGGGCGATAGCCCAGCAGTTGGCCGCTGCGGGAGTTGACTTGGTGCTGGTGGCCCGAAACGGTGATCGGCTGGGGGATCTGGCTAGGGATCTGCGAGCGGATGGCGCAGGGCCGGAGGTGGAGGTGCTGGAGGCCGACTTGTGCGATCCGGATGGCTTGGCCGCGGTGGAGAAGCGGGTGGTGGCCGAGGAGGCGCCCATAGACCTGCTGGTCAACAATGCTGGTCTGGGTTACGAGGGGCCATTTCACGCTCAAGACGCTTCAGAGGTGTGGGAGACCATTGGGCTCAACGTCATGGCGCTGGTACGACTGACCCATGCTGCCCTGAAGACGATGGTCGATCGGGGGCGGGGTCAGGTAGTTCTCGTGTCGTCGATGGCCTCGCTTCAGGGGATGCCCATGACCGCGGTCTACTCGGCGACCAAGGCTTTCATCACCAGTTTTGGTGAGGCCGTCTACGAGGAGCACAAGGGCACCGATGTGGGGGTAACCACTGTCTTGCCGGGATTGACCCGTACCGAGTTTCATGAGCGGGGGCGCTGGAGTCTGGACAAGTGGCCCTCGGTGGGGTGGCAGGATGCCGACGAGGTGGCCGCTGAGACGTTGGCGGCTGCGGCCCGATCTCGGCCCGAGGTGGTTACTGGGCGCATCAACCGGGTTCTCGCCGTGATGTCGGGCGTTTCTCCCCGACGCATTCGCCGGACACTAATCGGCCAGGCCGCCCGTCGCGCCTGGCCGGAAAGATCATGA
- the atpE gene encoding ATP synthase F0 subunit C yields MLAQIDHAENGLRAIGAGLGYGLAAIGPGVGIGIVVGNAITAMARQPESAGVARTTMFLGIAFTEALALIGFVVFILLLP; encoded by the coding sequence ATCCTTGCCCAGATTGATCACGCCGAAAATGGCCTGAGAGCCATCGGCGCCGGTCTGGGCTACGGACTCGCCGCCATCGGTCCCGGTGTCGGCATCGGCATCGTGGTGGGCAACGCCATCACTGCCATGGCCCGTCAGCCGGAGTCGGCCGGCGTGGCTCGGACCACGATGTTCTTGGGCATCGCCTTCACCGAGGCGCTGGCCCTCATCGGATTCGTCGTCTTCATCCTCCTTCTGCCATGA
- a CDS encoding F0F1 ATP synthase subunit gamma, translating to MPGGQERALRRRITSVQSTKKITRAMELIAATRVVKAQQRAHAARPYSTKLTSVIEDVAAGGAEASHPLLERRETVRRVGFVVITSDRGLAGPYNSSVIKAAERELMDAQTKGRDYSLMLIGKKGQDYFRFRNYRIDEAFTGMSDTPTYDDARQVAEIVADRFESGHIDEVILAYMEFFTIGTQRVAVRRFLPLESIDVIAAAGTGELRAAFEFEPSPEGVLESLLPRYVESRLFSALLDAAASEHANRQRAMKAATDNAEELITKLTRAMNRARQDAITTEIMEIVGGAEALKDEDDDGEIADLLATANQ from the coding sequence ATGCCGGGTGGTCAAGAGCGAGCATTGCGCCGACGCATCACGTCGGTGCAGTCGACCAAGAAGATCACCCGCGCCATGGAGCTCATCGCCGCCACCCGGGTGGTGAAGGCCCAGCAGCGGGCCCACGCCGCCCGTCCCTATTCGACCAAGCTCACCAGCGTCATCGAGGACGTGGCCGCCGGGGGGGCGGAGGCCTCCCACCCGCTGCTGGAGCGCCGCGAGACGGTACGCCGAGTGGGCTTTGTGGTCATCACCTCCGACCGGGGCCTGGCCGGGCCGTACAACAGCTCGGTGATCAAGGCCGCCGAGCGGGAGCTAATGGATGCCCAGACCAAGGGGCGGGACTACTCGCTCATGCTCATCGGCAAGAAGGGCCAGGACTATTTCCGGTTCCGCAACTACCGGATCGACGAGGCGTTCACCGGCATGAGCGACACCCCCACCTACGACGACGCCCGCCAGGTGGCCGAGATCGTGGCCGACCGGTTCGAGTCAGGCCACATCGACGAGGTGATATTGGCCTACATGGAGTTCTTCACCATCGGCACCCAGCGGGTGGCGGTGCGCCGCTTTCTGCCGCTGGAGAGCATCGATGTGATTGCCGCCGCCGGAACGGGCGAGCTGCGGGCCGCATTCGAGTTCGAGCCCTCCCCCGAGGGAGTGCTCGAGTCACTGTTGCCCCGCTATGTGGAGTCGCGGCTGTTCTCGGCCCTGCTGGATGCGGCCGCGTCTGAACACGCCAACCGCCAGCGGGCCATGAAAGCGGCCACCGACAACGCCGAGGAGCTGATCACCAAGCTCACCCGGGCTATGAACCGGGCCCGCCAAGACGCCATCACCACCGAGATCATGGAGATCGTCGGCGGTGCCGAAGCCCTAAAGGACGAGGACGATGACGGTGAAATCGCCGACCTCCTCGCCACCGCAAACCAGTAG
- the atpD gene encoding F0F1 ATP synthase subunit beta — protein MSENLKDGRVVGIAGPVIDAEFPPDALPEINTALEFDVNVDGEIITVKAEVAQQIGEGRVRAIALKPTDGLTRGTVVRNTGQGMTVPVGDVTLGHVWNVVGECLDTDRDTLDVGEEWEIHRPAPSFDSLEPSTRMFETGIKVIDLLTPYKEGGKIGLFGGAGVGKTVLITEMINRVATQHGGVSVFAGVGERTREGTDLFLEMEESGVLDKAALVFGQMDEPPGVRLRVGLAGVTMAEYFRDVQNQDVLLFIDNIFRFVQAGSEVSTLLGRMPSAVGYQPTLADEMGELQERITSTRGRSITSLQAVYVPADDYTDPAPFTSFTHFDGTTELSRDIAALGIYPAVDPLASTSTILTPEVVGDRHYGVARRVQEILQRYKELQDIIAILGLDELSEEDKVIVSRARKVQRFLSQPMFVAEVFTGLPGVFTPVTETVDSFEALVNGDLDDLPEQAFFMVGGAEDAHRKAAELEAQAA, from the coding sequence ATGTCGGAGAACCTCAAAGACGGCCGAGTGGTCGGAATCGCCGGCCCGGTGATCGACGCCGAGTTCCCCCCGGACGCCCTGCCCGAGATCAACACCGCCCTCGAGTTCGACGTGAACGTCGACGGTGAGATCATCACCGTGAAGGCCGAGGTGGCCCAGCAGATCGGCGAGGGCCGGGTGAGAGCCATCGCCCTCAAGCCCACCGACGGTCTCACCCGGGGCACGGTGGTGCGCAACACCGGCCAGGGCATGACCGTGCCGGTGGGAGACGTGACCCTGGGCCACGTGTGGAACGTGGTGGGGGAGTGCCTCGACACCGACCGCGACACCCTGGACGTGGGCGAGGAGTGGGAAATCCACCGCCCGGCCCCGTCGTTCGACTCGCTAGAGCCATCGACCCGCATGTTTGAGACCGGCATCAAGGTCATCGACCTGCTTACCCCCTACAAGGAGGGCGGCAAGATCGGCCTGTTCGGTGGCGCCGGTGTGGGCAAGACGGTGCTCATTACCGAGATGATCAACCGGGTGGCCACCCAGCATGGCGGCGTTTCGGTGTTCGCCGGTGTGGGCGAGCGCACTCGTGAGGGCACCGACCTGTTCTTGGAGATGGAGGAGTCGGGCGTTTTGGACAAGGCCGCCCTGGTGTTCGGCCAGATGGACGAGCCTCCCGGTGTGCGGCTGCGGGTGGGCTTGGCCGGGGTGACCATGGCCGAGTACTTCCGCGACGTGCAGAACCAGGATGTGCTGTTGTTCATCGACAACATCTTCCGCTTCGTACAGGCCGGCTCCGAGGTATCCACCCTGTTGGGCCGGATGCCCTCGGCGGTGGGCTACCAGCCCACGCTGGCCGACGAGATGGGAGAGCTCCAAGAGCGCATCACCTCCACCCGAGGCCGCTCCATCACCTCGTTGCAGGCCGTGTACGTGCCCGCTGACGACTACACCGATCCGGCGCCGTTCACCTCGTTCACCCACTTCGACGGCACCACCGAGCTGAGCCGCGACATCGCCGCGCTGGGCATCTACCCGGCGGTGGACCCGCTGGCCTCTACCTCGACCATCCTCACCCCCGAGGTGGTGGGGGATCGCCACTACGGCGTGGCCCGCCGGGTGCAGGAGATCCTCCAGCGCTACAAGGAGCTTCAGGACATCATCGCCATCTTGGGCCTCGACGAGCTGTCGGAGGAGGACAAGGTGATCGTGTCCCGGGCCCGCAAGGTGCAGCGGTTCTTGTCCCAGCCCATGTTCGTGGCCGAGGTGTTCACCGGCCTGCCCGGAGTGTTCACCCCGGTCACCGAGACGGTGGACTCCTTCGAGGCGCTGGTCAACGGCGACCTCGACGACCTGCCCGAGCAGGCCTTCTTCATGGTCGGCGGCGCCGAGGACGCCCACCGCAAAGCCGCCGAACTCGAGGCCCAGGCAGCCTGA
- a CDS encoding F0F1 ATP synthase subunit epsilon, giving the protein MALVVELVSPEEIVYTGEAEMVVARTTDGEIAFQPGHVPFLGVLVPSEVRVYTTDGAKTTIAVERGFVEVSHDNVALLSDSATVS; this is encoded by the coding sequence ATGGCTCTGGTTGTCGAACTCGTCTCCCCCGAGGAGATCGTCTACACCGGCGAAGCCGAGATGGTGGTGGCCCGCACAACTGACGGGGAGATCGCGTTCCAGCCCGGCCACGTACCGTTCTTGGGCGTCCTCGTGCCCAGCGAAGTCCGCGTGTATACCACCGACGGCGCCAAGACCACCATTGCCGTCGAGCGGGGCTTCGTGGAGGTTTCCCACGACAACGTCGCTCTCCTCAGCGACTCCGCAACTGTCAGCTGA
- the atpA gene encoding F0F1 ATP synthase subunit alpha has translation MAELTIDTGSIAEAIRRNLEGFQPEVELAQVGRITEVGDGIARISGLPGAAVNEMLEFENGTIGLALNLDEDSIGAVVLGEVDEIEEGQAVRSTGDILSVPVGDALLGRVVNALGEPVDGKGPVVGADTRRMEVQAPGITGRKPVHEPIQTGIKAIDSLIPIGRGQRELIIGDRKTGKTTVAMDTILNQKGQGVKCIYVAIGQKASTVAQAVATLAERGAMEYTVVVVAPASDPAPFKYLAPYAGCAMGQHWMDNGGHALAVYDDLSKQAEAYRQMALLLRRPPGREAYPGDVFYLHSRLLERAAKLSDDRGAGSLTALPIIETKAGDVSAYIPTNVISITDGQIFLQDDLFKSGVRPAVDVGISVSRVGSAAQVKAMKSAVGTLKADLQQFRELEAFAAFGSDLDAVSQAQLDRGYRLTELLKQGIQAPMPVEEQVVSLYAGTRGYLDNIPVEDVARFESELLEWVRTRNADLMSSVVETGAVDEDGLEAAVSAFAAQFESSAEPEGDEPDAEAQAAAEAGVVDADHTLPETDIQRPEED, from the coding sequence ATGGCAGAGCTGACCATCGACACCGGTTCCATAGCCGAGGCCATCCGCCGCAACCTGGAGGGGTTCCAACCCGAGGTTGAGCTGGCCCAGGTGGGGCGGATCACCGAGGTGGGCGACGGTATCGCCCGCATATCCGGGCTGCCCGGCGCCGCGGTGAACGAGATGCTGGAATTCGAGAACGGGACCATTGGTTTGGCCCTGAACCTCGACGAGGACTCCATCGGCGCGGTGGTGCTCGGAGAGGTGGATGAGATCGAAGAGGGCCAGGCCGTCCGCTCTACCGGCGACATCCTGTCGGTTCCGGTGGGCGACGCCCTGTTGGGCCGGGTGGTGAACGCCCTGGGCGAGCCGGTAGACGGCAAGGGACCCGTTGTCGGCGCCGACACCCGCCGTATGGAGGTGCAGGCCCCTGGCATCACCGGCCGCAAGCCGGTACACGAGCCAATCCAGACCGGCATCAAGGCCATCGACTCGCTCATCCCCATCGGCCGGGGCCAGCGGGAGCTGATCATCGGCGACCGCAAGACCGGCAAGACCACCGTGGCCATGGACACGATTCTCAACCAGAAGGGCCAGGGGGTGAAGTGCATTTATGTGGCCATCGGCCAGAAGGCCTCCACCGTGGCCCAGGCGGTGGCCACCCTGGCCGAGCGGGGGGCCATGGAGTACACGGTGGTGGTAGTAGCCCCCGCCTCCGACCCGGCTCCGTTCAAGTATTTAGCCCCCTACGCCGGCTGCGCCATGGGCCAGCACTGGATGGACAACGGCGGCCACGCCCTGGCGGTGTACGACGACTTGTCGAAGCAGGCCGAGGCTTATCGCCAGATGGCGTTGCTGCTGCGCCGCCCACCCGGACGGGAGGCCTATCCCGGCGACGTGTTCTACCTCCACAGCCGGCTGCTGGAGCGGGCCGCCAAGCTGAGCGACGATCGAGGGGCGGGATCGCTGACCGCGCTGCCCATCATCGAGACCAAGGCCGGCGACGTGTCGGCCTACATCCCGACCAATGTGATTTCCATCACCGACGGGCAGATCTTCTTGCAGGACGACCTGTTCAAGTCGGGGGTGCGGCCCGCGGTGGACGTGGGCATCTCGGTGTCCCGGGTGGGTTCGGCCGCCCAGGTCAAGGCCATGAAGTCCGCGGTGGGCACCCTCAAGGCTGACCTCCAGCAATTCCGCGAGCTGGAGGCCTTCGCCGCCTTCGGCTCCGACCTCGACGCCGTGTCCCAGGCCCAACTCGACCGGGGCTATCGCCTTACCGAGTTGCTCAAGCAGGGCATCCAGGCGCCCATGCCGGTTGAAGAGCAGGTGGTGTCGCTGTACGCCGGTACCCGGGGCTACCTGGACAACATCCCCGTCGAAGACGTCGCTCGCTTCGAGTCGGAGCTCTTGGAGTGGGTCCGGACCCGCAACGCCGACCTGATGTCGTCGGTGGTCGAGACCGGTGCAGTGGACGAGGACGGGTTAGAGGCCGCGGTGTCGGCCTTTGCCGCTCAATTCGAGTCGTCAGCCGAGCCCGAGGGCGATGAGCCCGATGCGGAGGCCCAGGCCGCAGCCGAAGCCGGGGTGGTGGACGCCGACCACACCCTGCCCGAGACCGACATCCAGCGTCCCGAAGAAGACTGA
- a CDS encoding AtpZ/AtpI family protein, with product MPTAMTQNRQLYNRQSAGDALSIAFELVATPALFAFFGWLIDGALGTRPVFTLVLCLLTAVYAGWKAVKAYSDRMDAYDRELPSRRVDTELEATDG from the coding sequence GTGCCAACTGCAATGACGCAGAATCGCCAGCTATACAACCGCCAGAGCGCAGGAGACGCCCTCTCCATCGCCTTCGAACTGGTGGCCACCCCGGCGCTGTTTGCCTTTTTCGGCTGGCTCATCGACGGCGCGCTGGGCACCAGGCCGGTCTTCACGCTGGTCTTGTGCTTGTTGACTGCGGTTTACGCAGGATGGAAGGCCGTAAAGGCCTATAGCGACCGCATGGACGCCTACGACCGGGAACTGCCCAGTCGGCGGGTTGATACTGAGCTGGAGGCCACCGATGGCTGA
- a CDS encoding MraY family glycosyltransferase, translating into MAPGVDSYLVVFAVAAGVTLVATPVLRRLSERWGLMVEPDARRVHERSTAVLGGVAMFIGFLSAMGVAWLLGDFDVVFATASEPVGIVIAALVMIVFGTYDDVREMSAPAKVASMVLAGSILSFAGVTVLNLRLPVLDALILSQDLAFVVTVLWLVAIANAINLIDGLDGLAAGIVAIAGLTFFVYSIKLTDEEVLLPNNIGPLIAIVAAGVAVGFLPQNFHRARIFMGDGGALFLGTLLAASTVSVGGRSSEPFAGQTYFLFAPMLIPLIILAVPVVDVLWAVLRRTRARASITTPDKEHLHHRLMSLGHGHRRSVLILWLFTALMSTLVLYPTYTGEGEAIMVPAAAVLVLMLYTVFHPILRRRTA; encoded by the coding sequence ATGGCCCCCGGTGTTGACAGCTACCTCGTCGTCTTTGCCGTAGCGGCAGGGGTCACCCTGGTGGCCACCCCGGTGCTGCGTCGCCTCAGCGAGCGATGGGGCCTGATGGTGGAGCCCGATGCCCGGCGAGTCCACGAGCGCTCCACCGCGGTGCTGGGCGGAGTGGCCATGTTCATCGGGTTTCTGTCAGCAATGGGGGTGGCCTGGCTGCTGGGCGACTTCGACGTGGTGTTCGCCACCGCATCGGAGCCGGTGGGAATAGTGATCGCCGCACTGGTGATGATCGTGTTCGGCACCTACGACGACGTGAGGGAGATGTCGGCGCCGGCCAAAGTGGCCTCCATGGTGCTGGCGGGGAGCATCCTGTCGTTCGCCGGGGTGACCGTGCTGAACCTGCGGCTGCCGGTGCTGGACGCGCTCATCCTTTCCCAAGATCTGGCCTTCGTGGTCACGGTCCTGTGGCTGGTGGCCATCGCCAATGCCATCAACCTCATCGACGGCCTGGACGGCCTGGCCGCGGGCATCGTGGCCATTGCTGGGCTCACGTTCTTCGTGTACTCCATCAAGCTCACCGACGAGGAGGTGCTGTTGCCCAACAACATCGGCCCGCTGATCGCCATCGTGGCCGCCGGGGTGGCGGTGGGCTTTCTGCCCCAGAACTTCCATCGGGCCCGCATCTTCATGGGCGACGGCGGCGCGCTGTTTCTGGGCACACTGCTGGCCGCCTCCACGGTGTCGGTCGGCGGCCGCAGCAGCGAGCCGTTCGCAGGGCAGACCTATTTTCTGTTCGCCCCCATGCTCATTCCGCTCATCATCTTGGCGGTGCCGGTGGTTGATGTTCTGTGGGCGGTGCTGCGGCGGACCCGAGCTCGCGCCAGCATCACCACGCCCGACAAGGAGCACCTGCACCACCGGCTGATGAGCCTGGGCCACGGCCACCGCCGCAGCGTGCTGATCCTGTGGCTGTTCACAGCGCTGATGTCCACCCTGGTGCTGTATCCCACCTACACCGGGGAGGGCGAAGCCATCATGGTTCCCGCCGCGGCGGTGCTGGTTTTGATGCTCTACACCGTCTTCCATCCCATTTTGCGCCGCCGCACCGCTTGA
- a CDS encoding ATP synthase subunit I — translation MAERPVATGEEAPEKAVALDIIRRGMIGGPVLVGICAGVWGFDGLWSSGYALGLILINFWLAASLITWSVRISPTMLMAGVMGGYFIRLGILTGAYFLVRNTGWFEALPFVITLVLAHIVLLVWETRYVSMSLAYPGLKPQGAAQ, via the coding sequence ATGGCTGAGCGGCCGGTGGCGACCGGCGAGGAGGCGCCCGAGAAGGCTGTGGCTCTTGACATCATCCGCCGAGGGATGATCGGCGGGCCGGTGCTGGTCGGGATTTGCGCCGGTGTATGGGGGTTCGACGGATTGTGGTCCAGTGGCTACGCCCTCGGGCTGATCCTGATCAACTTCTGGCTGGCGGCCTCGCTCATCACTTGGTCTGTGCGGATTTCGCCCACCATGCTGATGGCCGGGGTTATGGGTGGGTACTTCATCCGCCTGGGCATTCTCACCGGGGCCTACTTCCTGGTGAGGAATACCGGCTGGTTTGAGGCCCTGCCGTTTGTCATCACGCTGGTCTTGGCCCATATTGTTCTGCTGGTTTGGGAGACCCGGTATGTCTCCATGTCCCTCGCTTATCCCGGCTTGAAGCCACAAGGAGCTGCTCAGTGA
- the atpF gene encoding F0F1 ATP synthase subunit B — protein sequence MSKRLWAAAAVVVAAVALSASAASAAGETVGSCIFDEVTAVKELVTVDFDEIETLKNTIASEDASDASKEEREAAKREREAAKEAKEEIVNKYETDLEGCVAAPNPIIPEPTEIIWGGAAFVVLLALMKWKLFPVVKNLMEQRTQRIQDTIDDADRQRAEAAEVKANYEAELADAKTEAARIVDEAREQAGVVRADLQARAEADIADMRERAAADVEASKRQAIADLQSEVSDIALGAAEAVLGRSLEDPEMQRQLVDDYIARVGADQG from the coding sequence ATGAGCAAGCGGCTATGGGCCGCGGCTGCCGTGGTGGTGGCCGCGGTCGCGCTCAGCGCGTCGGCGGCGAGTGCCGCAGGGGAGACCGTGGGTTCTTGCATCTTCGATGAAGTGACCGCGGTCAAAGAACTCGTCACCGTCGACTTCGATGAGATCGAGACCCTCAAGAATACGATCGCCAGCGAAGATGCAAGTGATGCAAGTAAAGAGGAGCGAGAGGCTGCCAAAAGGGAGCGAGAAGCTGCGAAGGAAGCCAAAGAGGAGATCGTCAACAAATACGAGACGGACCTCGAAGGCTGTGTGGCGGCCCCCAATCCGATCATCCCCGAGCCCACCGAGATTATCTGGGGTGGTGCGGCGTTCGTAGTCCTTCTGGCGCTGATGAAATGGAAGCTGTTCCCGGTGGTGAAGAACCTCATGGAGCAGCGCACCCAGCGCATTCAAGACACTATCGACGACGCCGACCGGCAGCGGGCCGAAGCGGCCGAGGTCAAGGCCAACTACGAGGCGGAGTTGGCAGATGCCAAGACTGAGGCGGCTCGCATCGTGGACGAGGCCCGGGAGCAGGCCGGCGTGGTTCGAGCCGACCTTCAGGCTCGGGCCGAGGCCGATATCGCCGATATGCGGGAGCGGGCCGCGGCTGATGTGGAGGCGTCCAAGCGCCAGGCCATCGCCGACTTGCAGTCGGAGGTGTCCGACATCGCCCTCGGTGCCGCCGAGGCGGTGCTGGGCCGCAGCCTGGAGGATCCGGAGATGCAGCGCCAGCTCGTCGACGACTACATCGCCCGCGTGGGCGCCGACCAGGGCTAG
- a CDS encoding serine hydroxymethyltransferase, giving the protein MWPDSSNDPVFDMVRREVERQNTTVQLIASENFASPAVLSATGSVLTNKYSEGYPGRRYYGGNMVIDEVESIARERATALFGADHANVQPHSGANANVAAYLAVLEAGDTVLGMSLDHGGHLTHGSPVNISGRTYRFVAYGVTPSDERIDYDQIRDLALEHQPKLIVAGATAYPRIIDPAPFRAIADEVGALFMFDAAHIAGLIAGGVHPNPVPHSDIVTFTTHKTLRGPRGGAILCTEDLAPAIDKALFPGLQGGPLEHVIAAKAVAFGEAATPEFADYAARIVENSGALAMGLAEEGFRMVSGGSDNHLLLVDLRTFDDDLTGKVAQEVLDRAGITLNKNTVPDDPRSPFVASGVRIGTPATTTQGMGPVEMGLIAGMIGRTLRQRDDEAVVADVRSEVADLCGRFTPYSPAG; this is encoded by the coding sequence ATGTGGCCCGATAGCAGCAACGATCCGGTCTTCGACATGGTCCGCCGGGAGGTGGAGCGTCAGAACACCACCGTGCAGCTCATTGCCTCGGAGAACTTCGCCTCGCCCGCAGTGTTGAGCGCCACCGGATCGGTGCTCACCAACAAGTACAGCGAGGGGTATCCCGGTCGCCGCTACTACGGCGGCAACATGGTGATCGACGAGGTGGAGTCCATCGCCCGGGAGCGGGCCACCGCCCTGTTCGGCGCCGATCACGCCAACGTGCAGCCCCACTCGGGCGCCAACGCCAACGTGGCCGCTTACTTGGCCGTACTGGAGGCGGGCGACACTGTGCTGGGTATGAGCCTGGACCACGGCGGCCACCTCACTCACGGATCTCCGGTGAACATCAGCGGGCGCACCTACCGGTTCGTAGCCTACGGCGTAACCCCCAGCGACGAGCGCATCGACTACGACCAGATCCGGGATCTAGCCCTCGAGCACCAGCCCAAGCTCATTGTCGCCGGGGCCACCGCCTATCCCCGCATCATCGACCCGGCACCGTTCCGCGCCATTGCCGACGAGGTAGGCGCCCTGTTCATGTTCGACGCGGCCCATATTGCCGGGCTGATCGCCGGCGGCGTACACCCCAACCCGGTGCCCCATTCCGACATCGTCACCTTCACCACCCACAAGACGCTGCGCGGCCCTCGAGGCGGGGCCATCCTGTGTACTGAGGATCTGGCCCCGGCGATAGACAAGGCTCTGTTCCCCGGCCTTCAGGGGGGCCCTCTGGAGCACGTGATCGCGGCCAAGGCGGTGGCTTTCGGCGAGGCCGCTACCCCTGAGTTCGCTGACTATGCCGCCCGAATCGTGGAGAACAGCGGCGCATTGGCCATGGGCCTGGCCGAAGAGGGGTTCCGCATGGTGTCGGGCGGCAGCGACAACCACCTGCTGCTGGTGGATCTGCGGACCTTTGACGATGACCTGACCGGCAAAGTGGCCCAAGAGGTGCTCGACCGAGCGGGAATCACCCTCAACAAGAACACCGTGCCCGATGACCCTCGTTCTCCCTTCGTGGCCAGCGGGGTGCGGATCGGCACCCCGGCCACCACTACTCAGGGGATGGGACCGGTGGAGATGGGCCTTATCGCGGGCATGATCGGCCGCACTCTGCGCCAGCGAGACGACGAAGCGGTGGTGGCCGACGTCCGATCTGAGGTTGCCGATCTCTGCGGTCGGTTCACTCCGTATTCGCCGGCTGGCTAG
- the atpB gene encoding F0F1 ATP synthase subunit A: MNVFALDFPPVSHLFVWPDFLFTDTPVALNKTGLIYIAALLLTAGLFWAAGRRRALVPTGTQTVAEVGIEFVENSIIMQTIGPDGRKYLPFLTTLFFFVFFSNIFEVVPFIQFPANSRMAIPLALALVVWAIYHVVGIRAQGFYHYFKGALFPPGVPKALYILVAPIELLQILLIRPLSLAIRLWANMVAGHLLLVTFAVLSAALWGTLYVPAVLPFAALILLTAFEIFVSALQAFIFTILTAVYIGGSLHPEH, encoded by the coding sequence GTGAACGTGTTTGCCCTGGACTTTCCACCGGTCTCGCATCTGTTCGTATGGCCCGACTTCTTGTTCACCGACACTCCGGTGGCCCTCAACAAGACGGGGTTGATCTACATTGCCGCGCTGTTGCTGACCGCGGGGCTGTTCTGGGCGGCGGGCCGTCGGCGGGCGCTGGTGCCCACCGGGACGCAAACAGTGGCCGAAGTCGGAATCGAGTTCGTCGAGAACAGCATCATCATGCAGACCATCGGCCCCGACGGCCGCAAATACCTACCCTTCTTGACCACGCTGTTCTTCTTCGTCTTCTTCAGCAACATTTTCGAGGTCGTTCCGTTCATCCAGTTCCCGGCCAACTCCCGAATGGCTATTCCCCTGGCCCTGGCGCTGGTGGTGTGGGCCATCTACCACGTGGTGGGCATCCGGGCCCAGGGCTTCTACCACTACTTCAAGGGTGCGCTGTTCCCGCCGGGGGTGCCCAAGGCGCTCTACATCCTGGTGGCTCCCATCGAGCTGCTCCAGATCCTGCTGATCCGCCCGTTGTCACTGGCCATCCGGCTCTGGGCCAACATGGTGGCCGGCCACCTGCTGTTGGTGACCTTTGCCGTTCTGTCGGCCGCACTGTGGGGAACCCTCTATGTGCCCGCGGTGCTGCCGTTCGCGGCGTTGATTTTGCTCACCGCGTTCGAGATCTTCGTCTCGGCCCTCCAAGCCTTCATCTTCACCATTCTCACCGCCGTGTACATCGGCGGATCCCTACACCCCGAGCACTAG